The nucleotide window ACTTATCGGGAAGTGAGCGTAAACTATCTTCAAACGATAGGTGAAGCCCTTGGTGACACCGGTTATCATGTTTCTTATATGCGCCGCTATCGTACCTACTAGCGCTATCTTCTTCCTACGCGGTTTTCCAACCATCTCGACTACGACTTCCCCGTCGTCCTTCCTGATAGCTATCTTACCGGCTACGTGTGAAAAATCTCTAACGAGCTCACCTAAGGGGCCTCTAACCCTAACTTTTAACCCCTCGACCTGAACCTCGACACCCTCCGGGATTTCAACGGTCCTAAGGCTCAACTCTGAGACCCCTCCTTAATAGACGTAGGCTAGTAGTTTGCCTCCGACTCTCTTAGCCTCAGCCTCTCTATGAGATATCACACCTATAGGCGTAGTCAGTATGAGAATGCCTATGTCTCTAGATGGAAGAAACATCCGTTTATACTCATCAAGCTCCTTAAGCCTGACGGAAAATCTCGGCTTGATAGCCTTACATTTATTTATACGACCGAGAAGCTGAACCCTAAACTTACCAGCTCTTCCGTCGTCTATAAGCTCGAACTCACCTATGTAACCGTAAGCCTGCATAACCCTTAAGACGTTACCTATGAGCTTAGAAGCAGGATGGATTATGCATTCTCTCTTCCGTCTAGCCTCACTATTTGCTATGATCGCAAGCGCATTCGCAAGCGGGTCGTTCATAACCATAACAGTTCACCCTTCCTCTTAATCGTATTTCTTAAAACCAAGCTTAGCGGCAACCTCTCTAAAGCATTGACGACACAGCATAAGCCCATACTTCTGGATTATAGGCCCATATGAGCCGCACCTCACACACGGCCTAGATCCCTTACCGAACTTACGCTCCTTCTTAGGCTTCTGCTTAGCCATCAAACCACCTCCACACCTAGGCTCTCTTTAACGAAAGCTATCGCATCCTCCTTGGTCAACCTATGCTTTTTACCTATCTTACTTTTTTTCCACTTCCTTCTGGCTACCCTATAGCCAGGTCTCTCGACCGTCACGCATACATCCATGCCGATTATACCGAGCTCAGGGTCGTATCTTGTACCGGGCAGGTCTAGATGACTTTTAATCCCGAAGGAGAAGTTTCCATACTCGTCGAAGCTGCTCGCAGGAATTCTACGGTTAACCGCGTCTAGGGCCTTCTGAAGAAACTCCATAGCCTTAGCCCCTCTCAGGGTAACCTTAGCGGCTATAGGTTCACCCTTATGGATTCCGAAGTCTCTTATCGTGCGCTTGGCTTTGCACATACATGGCTTAACACCGGTTAGGCTTTCGAGAATTTTCATCGCCTTCTCTAGGGGCTCTCCGCTTCTGCCTGGGCATACGTTAACCGTTACTTTGACGATCCTAGGCTTCAACATGGGATTGGAATACGTCGAAGTCAAGGCCTACACCTCCGGTAGAGATATGCAGGGCTTTTCGATGCCTATCGGAAACACGTAGTCTAGTATCGTATATACCTTCGAGCCGTCTTCGGTCTCGATGACCGCCGATGGATCCGACGTGAGAGAGCCCGGTGTAGTCTCGACGATCCTACCCCATCTACCCATATTACGTCCGCCTACTATAATCACGCATACACCTTTTTCAAGCCTTATATGCTCCAAAACCGAGGAGTCTTCAAGGCTCATCTTCAAAACATCATGGGTTTTATAAACGTCTTCGACCGGGTTTCTCGGGTCTGAAACACGTATAAACATGTTATAGCCGTCATGCATATGCAACTGTATATGACCGCCCTTGACCGTAGATTTCCCGACTATCTTCCTCAGTTTGAAAGACGCCTCCTCAGAAGGGATCGGATATGGTATGAGGCCTTTCTTAGACGGGAGTATACGGTACGCTCTATCCAGCTTTTCGAAGTAGACTACGTCCATAAGGCCTACTGGGAACCTTCTCTCTCTCACGACTTTACCGTCTACCTTCACGTAACCCTTATTCAGGATGAATTTGACCTCTTTAGCCGTATGAGCGAGGCCTAAATAGTCTCTTATAAGAAGCTGAAGCGGTATACAATTATCTATAGGATGCGGACCGGGAACAGGCTTGACAACCCACTTATAGGTTTTCCTAGG belongs to Candidatus Bathyarchaeota archaeon and includes:
- a CDS encoding 50S ribosomal protein L6; protein product: MSLRTVEIPEGVEVQVEGLKVRVRGPLGELVRDFSHVAGKIAIRKDDGEVVVEMVGKPRRKKIALVGTIAAHIRNMITGVTKGFTYRLKIVYAHFPISVRVKDGYVVIENFLGERSPRYAKIVGDVKISVKQDDVVVKGIDIEKVGQTAANIENATRIKGKDPRVFLDGIYVYQKEVGM
- a CDS encoding 30S ribosomal protein S8, whose amino-acid sequence is MVMNDPLANALAIIANSEARRKRECIIHPASKLIGNVLRVMQAYGYIGEFELIDDGRAGKFRVQLLGRINKCKAIKPRFSVRLKELDEYKRMFLPSRDIGILILTTPIGVISHREAEAKRVGGKLLAYVY
- a CDS encoding 30S ribosomal protein S14 yields the protein MAKQKPKKERKFGKGSRPCVRCGSYGPIIQKYGLMLCRQCFREVAAKLGFKKYD
- a CDS encoding 50S ribosomal protein L5, producing the protein MLKPRIVKVTVNVCPGRSGEPLEKAMKILESLTGVKPCMCKAKRTIRDFGIHKGEPIAAKVTLRGAKAMEFLQKALDAVNRRIPASSFDEYGNFSFGIKSHLDLPGTRYDPELGIIGMDVCVTVERPGYRVARRKWKKSKIGKKHRLTKEDAIAFVKESLGVEVV
- a CDS encoding 30S ribosomal protein S4e yields the protein MGKMGGSKHLKRLAAPRFWKVPRKTYKWVVKPVPGPHPIDNCIPLQLLIRDYLGLAHTAKEVKFILNKGYVKVDGKVVRERRFPVGLMDVVYFEKLDRAYRILPSKKGLIPYPIPSEEASFKLRKIVGKSTVKGGHIQLHMHDGYNMFIRVSDPRNPVEDVYKTHDVLKMSLEDSSVLEHIRLEKGVCVIIVGGRNMGRWGRIVETTPGSLTSDPSAVIETEDGSKVYTILDYVFPIGIEKPCISLPEV